The following coding sequences are from one Aethina tumida isolate Nest 87 chromosome 2, icAetTumi1.1, whole genome shotgun sequence window:
- the LOC109605435 gene encoding protein arginine N-methyltransferase 5-like, producing the protein MDIEAEVDKRRRMSCGVFMSCPPSIKSALDMCFQSGYHFIVTQIIHPNYARDLLSGGYFPVIGRTDRVLKSTDWNRLIVAEIGMDKLDVESEVEHIRDQSKALLQQELNFASHLGVPAILINLHKPTNTQLARIINEKLVGPVNYSVWINVPMVHPSQYSPLAEERHDSWQWWNSFRTYCSYDKRVGVVLEMPDIEHLPTPKEVDRWIGEPVRALIIPTSLFLMNQYHKPVLSKSHQELIKKFMTIDVQYIIKADTEVDLGSFQGYMNFLGKKLFTCSLNSDFIQGCEDYLQNPLQPLTEHLETTIYEVFEKDQIKYDTYQKAVCKALEDWPKEGSVPVIMVVGAGRGPLVQAVLNVSYMLQRKVKVYAVEKNPYAVNTLIDRVNNEWMNQVTLVSGDMRTYEPPEKADILVSELLGSFGDNELSPECLDGAQRFLKIGGISIPQSYTSYIAPIQSIKIYNEVRNTRMADKSLLSLYETPYVVHLLNCYQIAPPKELFTFVHPNYSARINNQRYKKLSFTCSQDSILTAFSGFFDTVLYKDVNLSIHPETHSPNMVSWFPIVFPLPEPIHVKAGDKIEISFWRAESSEKVWYEWCLESPVKGSIMNPSGRSYSIKKH; encoded by the exons ATGGACATTGAAGCTGAGGTAGACAAGCGAAGACGAATGTCTTGTGGCGTTTTTATGAGTTGCCCACCATCAATTAAAAGTGCCCTGGATATGTGCTTTCAATCGGGGTATCACTTCATCGTTACCCAAATTATTCATCCAAACTATGCGAGGGATCTGTTGTCTGGAGGATACTTTCCTGTTATTGGAAGAACTGATAGAGTGCTTAAAAGTACAGATTGGAATAGATTGATCGTag ctgAAATTGGGATGGACAAACTAGACGTAGAAAGTGAAGTTGAGCACATAAGGGATCAGAGTAAAGCACTATTACAGCAGGAACTGAATTTTGCTTCCCACTTAGGTGTACCAGCAATCTTGATAAATCTCCATAAACCCACAAATACTCAGCTAGCAAGAATCATTAATGAGAAATTAGTTGGCCCTGTAAACTATTCTGTGTGGATAAATGTTCCAATGGTACATCCATCACAGTATAGTCCCCTAGCTGAAGAGAGGCATGATTCTTGGCAATGGTGGAATAGTTTTAGAACTTACTGCAGTTATGACAAGCGAGTTGGTGTTGTGTTGGAAATGCCTGATATTGAACACTTACCAACTCCTAAAGAAGTTGACAGATGGATTGGGGAACCTGTTAGAGCTTTAATCATTCCAACTTCATTGTTTCTTATGAATCAATACCACAAGCCAGTTTTGTCTAAGTCCCATCAGGAGctgatcaaaaaatttatgacaATTGATGTACAGTACATTATTAAAGCAGATACTGAGGTAGATTTGGGGAGCTTCCAAGGCTACATGAATTTCTTGGGaaagaaattgtttacttGCAGTTTAAATTCAGATTTTATTCAGGG CTGTGAAGATTACCTTCAGAATCCTCTCCAACCACTGACAGAGCACCTAGAAACCACGATCTACGAAGTGTTCGAAAAGGACCAAATAAAATACGACACCTATCAAAAAGCAGTATGCAAAGCCTTAGAAGATTGGCCCAAAGAAGGTTCAGTTCCAGTAATCATGGTAGTGGGTGCTGGCAGAGGCCCCTTAGTTCAAGCAGTCTTGAATGTTAGTTACATGCTACAAAGGAAGGTAAAGGTGTATGCTGTAGAAAAGAATCCTTATGCAGTTAATACGTTAATAGACAGAGTTAACAATGAGTGGATGAATCAAGTCACATTGGTTAGTGGTGATATGAGAACTTATGAGCCACCTGAGAAAGCTGATATTTTGGTTTCAGAATTATTAG GATCATTTGGTGATAATGAACTGTCACCAGAATGTTTAGATGGTGCTCAGAGGTTCCTAAAAATAGGTGGAATATCAATTCCACAATCTTACACATCTTATATTGCTCCTATTCAAAGTATCAAAATATACAATGAAGTTAGAAATACCAGAATGGCTGATAAATCACTTTTGTCTCTATATGAAACTCCTTATGTAGTGCATCTGTTAAATTGCTATCAAATTGCACCCCCTaag GAGTTGTTTACTTTTGTCCATCCAAATTACAGTGCCAGGATTAATAACCaaagatataaaaagttaTCTTTCACCTGTAGTCAAGATTCAATTTTGACTGCCTTTTCTGGATTTTTTGACACAGTGCTCTATAAGGATGTTAATTTAAGTATACATCCTGAGACGCATTCCCCCAATATGGTCAGTTGGTTCCCAATTGTCTTTCCTCTCCCG gAACCTATACATGTGAAGGCGGGtgacaaaattgaaatatctttCTGGAGGGCAGAGTCTTCTGAGAAAGTGTGGTATGAATGGTGTTTGGAATCTCCAGTAAAAGGAAGTATAATGAACCCCAGTGGAAGAtcttattctattaaaaaacattaa